A region of Candidatus Chlorobium masyuteum DNA encodes the following proteins:
- a CDS encoding SUMF1/EgtB/PvdO family nonheme iron enzyme, giving the protein MRGGSWNNKPENLRCSVRNNNNPDNRNNNIGFRVVRSNHAFFNARKRPL; this is encoded by the coding sequence TTGCGCGGGGGTTCGTGGAACAATAAACCTGAAAATCTGCGCTGTTCGGTCCGGAACAACAACAATCCCGACAACAGGAACAACAATATCGGTTTTCGAGTAGTTCGTTCCAATCATGCCTTTTTCAATGCGCGTAAACGCCCATTATGA
- a CDS encoding nucleotidyltransferase domain-containing protein, which yields MMYGLQDETIRKIHKVIALYPQVEQAILYGSRAKGTHKNGSDIDLTLCGTALTTKTLFEISEEIDNLHLPYTIDLSIFSDIDDPGIIEHIKRIGVIFYTRNHNISQLS from the coding sequence ATGATGTACGGTCTGCAGGATGAAACAATCCGGAAAATACACAAGGTCATTGCTCTTTACCCTCAGGTGGAACAGGCTATCCTCTATGGTTCCCGTGCAAAAGGAACGCATAAAAACGGCTCGGATATTGACCTGACACTTTGCGGCACGGCATTAACCACCAAAACACTGTTTGAGATCAGTGAAGAGATTGACAACCTGCATCTGCCCTATACCATTGACCTCTCCATTTTTTCCGATATCGACGATCCGGGTATTATTGAACACATCAAACGCATCGGTGTTATTTTCTATACACGGAATCACAATATTTCACAGCTTTCATGA
- a CDS encoding type II toxin-antitoxin system VapC family toxin, translating into MKYLLDTCVISELVRPLPSPKVMEWIDRGDEQDFFLSVITLGEIEKGISKLADGKKKTQLQAWLAYELPERFNGRILTVTTEVALQWGGILGDAEKKGKALPVIDALIAATAITNGLTLVTRNTSDMTASGAPLFDPWE; encoded by the coding sequence ATGAAATACCTTTTGGATACCTGCGTAATATCTGAACTGGTCAGACCGCTCCCTTCACCAAAAGTTATGGAGTGGATTGACCGTGGTGATGAGCAGGATTTTTTTTTGAGCGTTATTACTCTTGGTGAAATCGAAAAAGGGATTTCAAAACTCGCAGACGGCAAGAAAAAAACGCAACTGCAGGCATGGCTTGCTTATGAGTTGCCGGAACGGTTCAATGGACGAATCCTCACAGTCACAACCGAAGTTGCACTCCAATGGGGAGGAATACTCGGAGATGCAGAAAAAAAAGGAAAGGCACTCCCCGTCATCGACGCTCTCATTGCTGCAACAGCAATAACTAACGGGTTAACTCTGGTCACCCGCAACACATCTGACATGACCGCATCCGGGGCACCTCTTTTTGACCCATGGGAGTAG
- a CDS encoding helix-hairpin-helix domain-containing protein, which yields MNPAKVSRDRLKELTDLPNIGASLARDLRLIGIFRPEQLAGRSALEMYHDLCRITDTRQDPCVLDVFMSLTSFMSGSEPRTWWSFTEERKRLLSQERAGGEGTN from the coding sequence ATGAATCCCGCAAAGGTATCAAGAGACAGGCTCAAAGAACTGACCGATCTGCCGAACATTGGTGCATCCCTGGCACGTGATCTCCGGTTGATTGGTATTTTCCGGCCGGAGCAGCTTGCGGGCCGCTCGGCGTTGGAGATGTATCACGATTTGTGCCGCATAACCGATACCCGTCAGGATCCCTGCGTGCTTGACGTCTTCATGTCGCTCACCAGCTTCATGTCGGGCAGTGAGCCGCGCACCTGGTGGTCGTTTACCGAAGAGCGGAAGCGGCTGCTCAGCCAGGAGAGAGCAGGAGGGGAGGGAACAAATTAA
- a CDS encoding nucleotidyltransferase substrate binding protein encodes MMTDIRWVQRFNNFLKAFSQLKAAVELAQQRKLSTLEEQGLIQSFEYTHELAWKTLKDFLENRGVADLYGSKDTTRAAFKAGLIEKGETWMEMILSRNLTTHTYDETTAANISSAILNDYFAAFESLLVKLEKLKTETTP; translated from the coding sequence ATGATGACAGATATCCGATGGGTTCAGCGTTTCAACAACTTCCTTAAAGCTTTTTCACAATTGAAAGCGGCAGTTGAACTGGCTCAACAACGCAAACTTTCAACACTTGAAGAGCAGGGTTTGATCCAGTCATTTGAGTACACCCATGAACTGGCGTGGAAAACATTGAAGGATTTTCTTGAAAATCGGGGTGTTGCTGATTTATATGGTTCCAAAGACACTACACGTGCCGCCTTCAAGGCTGGTTTGATTGAAAAAGGAGAGACCTGGATGGAGATGATTCTGAGTCGAAACCTGACGACCCACACCTATGACGAAACCACAGCGGCCAACATATCGTCCGCTATTCTCAACGACTACTTCGCTGCATTTGAATCACTTCTGGTAAAACTGGAAAAGCTGAAAACAGAAACGACACCATGA
- a CDS encoding SUMF1/EgtB/PvdO family nonheme iron enzyme: MRFQSITLKARIFWFVLLLIAAIPDIVIAKVEAARPPDVENTSAQGNSNPGKKIVPDSEAVNKKMETQFSWISYVPVGALVIAALALVVTLYVRSRRLYDVKETEQVKNGVGDEHEREKEREKKEQQHKTDAERYSDRLIEELGKNTIFGMPGIDGAREAVDLPETFVPPDISVNEQHQQQGTYARTPETKTSDVTPIAALNYVVERSRMLVIIGEPGSGKTTIIKHFALSSLRLAGFTFPVPILYMPLSKMAAQGSEQKSFSEKLADCFQPNLKISDTFFENRLKKQRSLVLLDGLDEISDSEQRKKVCIWISDASKNWKQAFFVVTTRDKGYGENEQTALQVDKLPAYVKRFTVDQQRDFLQKWFRATFLRDLYRDEKGCSKVRIAEVEKVAGENASAVDTYLSQPENEGMRKDLAGIPLLLQLMAILWKQSKAIPENREKLYSVALDYLLFYRENEKGIPPFLPATEFKKLLEPVSLWMQDMKKDSADMEKFHDRMQQDVDILDYKYRSKYRAEEICHNLVSRAGVLGISGSTYVFSHKTFREYLAGLQLVRSVTSEPDRIENLVGQVGDEWWDEPLLFFAAQVDSFLFNKFMLAFFDSPKSDFLDPKTLNFLQKLIRKAPQTVDAFRDKLLHPDTPRNKQYYLLECLKTVGTRQAVETAQRFKTLSPLADTELLRKADEVIVTDEVAVPAVNPADLDQPGDGVGDEHPEVLFSAFEQNAQYILIRNGRHSVDGKEQVGDLYVAKYPVTNKLYRNFITYLQSADNAKADDILSDRLFKLAGTVPGFLKYLDEEPLLSKRCCSKYDDDRRFNEDDQPVVGVSWYAARAYCLWLSLLESKGTDPDRYRLPKDKEWEYAAAGKDGRKYPWSKEKGEPTSKLANYGENVGATTPVGSYPEGATPEGLYDMAGNVWEWMDNLYDEKKEYRSLRGGSWSFKPELLRCSVRNYFNPDSWLNLIGFRVVRSSPLSSS, encoded by the coding sequence ATGCGATTTCAAAGCATCACCTTGAAGGCCCGAATTTTCTGGTTTGTTCTGCTTCTCATTGCAGCCATTCCCGATATCGTTATTGCGAAAGTTGAGGCTGCAAGGCCGCCGGATGTTGAGAATACTTCGGCGCAAGGAAACTCAAACCCCGGCAAAAAGATTGTACCGGATTCGGAAGCTGTGAATAAAAAAATGGAAACACAGTTTAGTTGGATCAGTTATGTTCCTGTTGGAGCGCTGGTTATAGCAGCACTGGCGTTAGTGGTTACTCTTTATGTTCGTAGTCGGAGACTTTATGATGTAAAAGAAACGGAACAAGTGAAGAACGGTGTTGGAGATGAGCATGAAAGGGAAAAAGAAAGAGAGAAAAAAGAACAACAGCATAAAACTGATGCCGAGCGCTACAGTGATCGGTTGATAGAGGAACTTGGTAAAAACACAATATTCGGAATGCCGGGTATTGATGGTGCAAGGGAAGCTGTTGATCTGCCGGAGACCTTTGTCCCCCCTGATATTTCAGTTAATGAGCAGCATCAACAACAGGGGACTTATGCAAGAACACCGGAAACAAAAACATCAGATGTTACTCCAATTGCAGCGCTGAATTATGTCGTAGAAAGATCGCGCATGCTGGTGATCATAGGGGAACCTGGTTCAGGAAAAACAACCATCATCAAGCATTTTGCGCTCAGCAGCCTCAGGTTGGCGGGATTTACTTTTCCTGTGCCAATACTCTATATGCCATTGAGTAAAATGGCAGCTCAAGGGTCTGAGCAGAAATCGTTTTCCGAAAAACTGGCAGACTGTTTTCAACCGAACCTGAAGATATCCGATACTTTTTTTGAGAATCGCCTGAAAAAGCAAAGGTCGCTTGTACTTCTTGACGGTCTTGATGAAATAAGCGACAGTGAGCAAAGAAAAAAGGTTTGTATCTGGATTTCGGATGCCTCCAAAAACTGGAAACAAGCTTTTTTTGTGGTGACCACACGTGACAAGGGGTATGGTGAAAATGAGCAAACCGCACTCCAGGTTGATAAACTACCCGCATACGTCAAACGATTTACCGTTGATCAACAGCGCGATTTTTTGCAGAAATGGTTCCGCGCTACTTTTTTACGTGACCTCTATCGTGACGAAAAGGGTTGCAGTAAGGTCAGGATAGCCGAAGTTGAAAAGGTTGCAGGAGAAAACGCCAGTGCGGTTGACACCTATCTTTCACAACCGGAAAACGAGGGAATGCGCAAGGACCTCGCAGGTATACCGCTGCTCCTGCAACTTATGGCAATTCTTTGGAAACAAAGCAAGGCTATACCCGAAAACCGTGAAAAGCTCTATAGCGTCGCATTGGATTATCTGCTTTTTTATCGGGAAAATGAGAAAGGAATTCCTCCGTTTCTTCCTGCAACCGAGTTCAAAAAGTTATTGGAACCGGTCTCTCTCTGGATGCAGGACATGAAAAAGGATTCGGCCGATATGGAGAAGTTTCATGATAGAATGCAGCAGGACGTTGATATTCTGGACTACAAGTATAGAAGCAAATACAGGGCTGAGGAGATTTGCCATAACCTTGTTTCACGAGCCGGTGTTCTTGGGATATCAGGTTCGACCTATGTTTTCAGTCATAAGACATTCCGGGAGTATCTTGCCGGTTTGCAGCTCGTTAGAAGTGTTACATCTGAACCTGATCGAATAGAAAATCTGGTTGGGCAGGTAGGAGACGAATGGTGGGATGAACCTTTGCTTTTTTTTGCTGCGCAGGTTGATTCATTCTTGTTCAACAAGTTCATGCTGGCATTTTTTGATTCACCAAAAAGTGATTTTCTTGATCCGAAAACATTGAATTTCTTGCAGAAATTAATCCGCAAGGCACCGCAAACTGTAGATGCTTTTCGTGATAAACTGCTTCATCCTGACACACCACGCAATAAACAGTATTACCTTCTGGAGTGCCTGAAAACCGTAGGTACCCGACAGGCGGTTGAGACTGCACAACGGTTCAAGACACTGAGCCCGTTGGCTGATACGGAGCTGCTCAGAAAAGCTGATGAAGTGATTGTAACCGATGAAGTCGCCGTACCTGCTGTTAATCCGGCAGACTTGGATCAGCCGGGTGATGGTGTCGGGGACGAGCATCCAGAGGTGCTTTTTAGTGCTTTTGAACAAAATGCACAGTACATCCTTATCAGAAACGGCCGCCACTCCGTAGATGGTAAAGAGCAAGTGGGGGATCTCTATGTTGCCAAATATCCTGTTACAAATAAGTTGTATCGAAATTTTATTACCTATCTGCAATCCGCAGACAATGCCAAAGCTGACGATATTCTGAGTGACAGGCTTTTTAAACTTGCCGGTACCGTACCGGGATTCCTGAAATATCTGGATGAAGAGCCACTTCTCTCAAAGAGGTGTTGTTCAAAATATGACGATGATCGGCGTTTTAACGAGGATGATCAGCCGGTTGTTGGAGTGAGCTGGTATGCTGCCCGAGCCTACTGCCTCTGGCTTTCGCTGCTTGAGAGCAAGGGTACTGATCCTGATCGTTATCGTTTGCCAAAAGACAAGGAGTGGGAGTATGCCGCCGCTGGAAAAGATGGTCGTAAATATCCCTGGAGTAAAGAGAAGGGAGAGCCAACGTCAAAGCTGGCGAATTATGGGGAAAATGTTGGCGCAACTACACCCGTCGGGAGCTACCCGGAAGGAGCAACACCGGAAGGATTGTATGATATGGCCGGTAATGTGTGGGAGTGGATGGATAATTTATATGACGAAAAGAAAGAGTACCGTTCTTTGCGCGGGGGTTCGTGGAGCTTTAAACCTGAGCTTCTGCGCTGTTCGGTCCGGAACTACTTCAATCCCGACAGCTGGCTCAACCTTATCGGTTTTCGAGTAGTTCGTTCCAGTCCTCTTTCCTCTTCCTGA
- the avd gene encoding diversity-generating retroelement protein Avd translates to MAGHDMLIAKKAYDFSKWLLLHTGKFPKSYRFSIALRLENGVLEFTELVAIANMREKKSDLLHQADEVLTRLRILFRLSYELKFISITSYEFGSCQITELGKMLGGWLKKIEQVAENS, encoded by the coding sequence ATGGCCGGTCATGACATGCTGATTGCGAAAAAGGCCTATGATTTTTCAAAATGGCTACTGCTGCACACTGGAAAATTCCCTAAAAGCTATCGCTTCAGCATTGCTCTCCGTCTGGAAAATGGTGTGCTGGAGTTTACCGAGCTTGTTGCGATAGCCAATATGCGGGAGAAGAAATCAGATCTCTTGCATCAGGCTGATGAGGTGTTGACACGGTTACGCATACTGTTTCGCCTGAGTTATGAACTGAAATTTATTAGCATAACCTCCTATGAATTTGGAAGTTGCCAGATTACCGAATTGGGAAAGATGCTTGGCGGCTGGTTGAAAAAAATTGAACAAGTCGCTGAAAATTCATAA
- the bfr gene encoding bacterioferritin has translation MKGNPKIIEKLNSLLADELTAINQYIVHSEMCSNWGYEKLHNADEKRAIDEMKHAEKLIARILFLEGIPVVSDLKKIKIGADVAAQHKNDRHSEDGAIASYNDGIKLAVELGDNGTRELLESILRDEEAHIDWLEAQIDQISQMGIQNYLVEQLG, from the coding sequence ATGAAAGGAAATCCGAAAATAATCGAAAAGCTCAACAGCCTGCTCGCTGATGAGTTGACAGCAATCAACCAGTACATTGTGCATTCGGAGATGTGCAGCAACTGGGGTTATGAAAAACTCCACAACGCTGATGAAAAACGTGCGATTGATGAAATGAAACATGCCGAAAAACTCATCGCACGAATCCTCTTTCTCGAAGGTATTCCGGTAGTCAGCGACCTCAAAAAGATAAAGATAGGAGCTGACGTGGCCGCCCAGCACAAAAACGACCGGCATTCGGAAGATGGAGCTATCGCATCCTACAATGACGGAATCAAGCTTGCTGTCGAACTCGGAGATAACGGCACCCGTGAACTGCTTGAATCAATCCTCCGCGATGAGGAGGCTCACATCGACTGGCTTGAGGCTCAAATCGACCAGATCAGCCAGATGGGGATACAGAATTACCTTGTCGAACAGTTGGGATAA
- a CDS encoding SUMF1/EgtB/PvdO family nonheme iron enzyme, with protein sequence MAVTPLRTLQPVYAASDSGIKKVKILVASPGDVDKERKIVEEVIQDWNIRNGDERNMVLEAVLWEKHAAPENRGNDEGPQPQITRQIVDDCDCAIGIFWNRIGTPTKIAPGGAVEEVQRMLTVLKRPVMLYFSDMPINPSKIDSEQKAKLDEFKVAMKIDGLVWEYNSRAKFRTHLSRHLDLKIREWFFTSGVKTTKKSIPTDEVLRRYQAILKEEQGYIRMLGMPGVESVKVNLNDDTFVPLRLSGKYDSEKVFSEKRASQESEHIFSPDEIMKRAFHDRRGLRMLLVIGDPGAGKTTLLKYYALCAMEDYTRLGFASPVSVFYLPLRELLRDEKGDFSDSLPVNLASWSAKHHQTIPEGIFGEWLNSDALVLLDGLDEISDTEERKAVCDWIDHAWSGFRKARFVVTSRATGYNKEEGIELAADYERADVQDFTSEQQERFLSNWFTAAFLKEPCEKGFDEAGWQIKQRAEAHERTIAIMAHLKIPKNRGLRQLAAIPMILQIMAILWKDRDYMPESRVKLYEAALDYLLEFRDKRRKIVPLLSASRARQVLGPVSLWMQERLEKDEAPKAEMHIEMQERLDTLDNPPTAEVFCDYLVKRAGLLVESAGKEYLFRHKSFREYLAGVQLKEDRSDDMLNTLVTHFGEDWWEEPLRFFIASVDANVFDAFMQKFFDAPQSEALTQKQQILLMTLIEEAKGKKIDALSKKLLDPATTVERQRVILDCLKTVGKSSALKAIGQFKTEGLAKNSDVADRTTDVMFTLLFGLDAKYLIKQNLSSVTTVPTIITPENLPESFRNPNEHNAEYILIRKGSYLDSETKEKRNVKTDLYFAKYPVTNRLYRSFISGFGESKAFRERLDEIAGKSEWDAGFQKYLSSGKKDLAKLFRSGYDEDRKFGGDDQPVVGVNWYAAKAYCLWLSLLEGTADAYRLPNEVEWQWAAGGRQGKRERVVRDYPWPEAKGEPNPKLANYGQNVGATTPVGSYPEGATPEGLYDMVGNVWEWTDSIHEKYAPARSLRGGSWGAEPEDLRCSVRGDFDPGDWGVDIGFRVVRSSPLYSS encoded by the coding sequence ATGGCTGTTACACCCTTGCGGACATTGCAACCTGTATACGCTGCTTCGGATAGCGGAATAAAAAAGGTAAAAATTCTTGTTGCTTCGCCGGGTGATGTCGATAAGGAGCGAAAGATTGTTGAGGAGGTCATACAGGACTGGAATATCCGTAATGGTGATGAGCGGAATATGGTTCTCGAAGCAGTGCTTTGGGAAAAACATGCAGCTCCGGAAAACCGGGGCAATGACGAGGGGCCACAACCTCAAATTACCCGCCAGATAGTTGATGACTGTGATTGTGCGATAGGGATTTTTTGGAATCGTATAGGAACACCTACGAAAATTGCTCCCGGTGGAGCAGTTGAAGAGGTGCAGCGGATGCTGACCGTGCTGAAGCGTCCGGTTATGCTCTATTTTTCCGATATGCCCATTAACCCAAGCAAGATCGATTCTGAGCAGAAAGCAAAGCTTGATGAGTTCAAGGTGGCGATGAAGATTGATGGTCTGGTATGGGAATACAACAGCAGAGCAAAGTTCCGTACCCATTTATCCCGTCATCTTGACTTGAAAATACGGGAATGGTTCTTCACTTCCGGAGTTAAAACGACAAAGAAATCCATTCCAACTGATGAGGTGTTACGCCGTTATCAGGCAATACTGAAAGAGGAGCAGGGATATATCCGCATGCTTGGGATGCCGGGAGTAGAGAGCGTCAAGGTTAACCTGAATGATGACACCTTTGTGCCGCTTCGCCTTTCCGGCAAGTATGATTCAGAGAAGGTGTTTTCTGAAAAGAGAGCCTCTCAGGAGAGCGAGCATATTTTTTCTCCCGACGAAATCATGAAGCGGGCATTTCATGATCGCAGGGGTCTGAGAATGCTCCTTGTCATCGGTGATCCCGGAGCCGGTAAGACGACACTGCTCAAGTACTATGCCCTGTGTGCAATGGAGGATTATACCCGGCTTGGCTTTGCCTCTCCGGTCAGTGTGTTTTACCTGCCGCTGCGCGAGCTTTTGCGTGATGAAAAGGGCGATTTTTCTGATTCACTGCCAGTAAACCTTGCAAGCTGGTCAGCCAAGCATCATCAAACCATTCCGGAGGGGATTTTCGGAGAATGGCTGAACAGTGATGCTCTCGTCTTGCTTGACGGCCTTGATGAAATCAGTGATACGGAAGAGCGCAAAGCGGTGTGCGACTGGATAGACCATGCTTGGAGCGGATTCCGCAAGGCCCGCTTTGTGGTTACGTCACGGGCGACAGGCTATAACAAGGAGGAGGGCATCGAGCTTGCCGCCGACTACGAGCGGGCTGATGTACAGGACTTTACTTCGGAGCAGCAGGAGCGGTTTCTCTCAAACTGGTTCACGGCTGCTTTCCTGAAAGAACCCTGTGAAAAGGGATTTGACGAAGCTGGCTGGCAAATAAAGCAGAGAGCGGAAGCCCATGAGAGAACCATAGCTATTATGGCGCACCTCAAGATCCCGAAAAACAGGGGATTGCGTCAACTTGCGGCCATACCGATGATTTTGCAGATTATGGCTATACTTTGGAAGGATCGTGACTATATGCCTGAAAGTCGGGTAAAGCTCTACGAAGCAGCGCTTGATTATTTGCTTGAATTTCGCGACAAGCGCCGAAAGATAGTTCCGCTTCTTTCAGCCTCGCGTGCCCGCCAGGTGCTCGGGCCGGTTTCGCTCTGGATGCAGGAGCGGCTTGAAAAAGATGAAGCACCAAAAGCAGAGATGCACATCGAAATGCAGGAGAGGCTTGATACGCTTGACAATCCGCCAACAGCGGAGGTGTTTTGCGACTATCTGGTTAAACGCGCGGGCTTGCTGGTTGAGAGTGCGGGCAAAGAGTACCTCTTCCGGCACAAATCATTCCGTGAATATCTTGCAGGCGTTCAACTCAAGGAGGATCGTTCTGACGATATGCTCAATACTCTCGTGACCCACTTCGGAGAGGACTGGTGGGAAGAGCCGCTCCGCTTTTTCATTGCTTCGGTTGACGCCAATGTTTTCGATGCCTTTATGCAAAAGTTCTTTGATGCACCGCAGAGCGAAGCACTGACACAAAAGCAGCAGATACTTTTGATGACGCTCATCGAAGAGGCAAAGGGGAAAAAGATTGACGCTCTAAGCAAAAAACTGCTTGATCCTGCTACTACAGTCGAGCGTCAGCGGGTGATTCTTGACTGCCTCAAGACTGTTGGCAAGAGTTCGGCGTTGAAAGCAATTGGGCAGTTTAAAACAGAGGGTTTGGCCAAAAACAGTGATGTTGCTGACCGGACAACAGATGTTATGTTCACTTTGCTATTCGGTTTAGATGCAAAGTATTTAATAAAGCAAAACCTCTCATCGGTTACGACTGTGCCTACGATTATCACGCCGGAAAATCTCCCGGAATCATTTCGCAATCCGAATGAGCACAATGCAGAGTATATCCTGATAAGAAAAGGGAGCTATCTTGACTCGGAGACAAAAGAGAAAAGGAATGTGAAAACTGATCTCTATTTCGCCAAATATCCTGTTACCAACAGGCTTTACCGATCATTTATTTCAGGCTTTGGTGAATCAAAAGCGTTCAGGGAACGTCTGGATGAAATTGCAGGAAAGAGCGAGTGGGATGCAGGATTTCAAAAATATCTCAGCTCAGGGAAAAAGGATCTTGCTAAGTTGTTTCGTTCCGGTTATGATGAAGACCGCAAATTCGGCGGAGATGATCAGCCTGTTGTTGGTGTGAACTGGTATGCCGCAAAAGCATACTGCCTGTGGCTTTCGCTGCTTGAGGGCACAGCAGACGCTTACCGCTTGCCGAATGAAGTTGAGTGGCAGTGGGCCGCAGGAGGCAGGCAGGGAAAGAGAGAGCGGGTAGTTCGAGACTATCCCTGGCCTGAGGCGAAAGGCGAACCAAACCCGAAACTGGCCAATTATGGTCAAAATGTTGGTGCAACCACTCCCGTCGGGAGCTACCCTGAAGGGGCGACACCAGAGGGACTGTACGATATGGTCGGAAATGTGTGGGAGTGGACGGATAGTATACACGAAAAATACGCTCCTGCCCGTTCTTTGCGCGGGGGTTCGTGGGGCGCTGAACCTGAGGATCTGCGCTGTTCGGTCCGGGGCGACTTCGATCCCGGCGACTGGGGCGTCGATATCGGTTTTCGAGTAGTTCGTTCCAGTCCTCTTTACTCTTCCTGA
- a CDS encoding DUF1848 domain-containing protein, protein MIISASRRTDIPAFYGEWFVNRLKAGEVLVRNPMQPKQVSRIMLTPATVDALVFWTKNPAPFLSRLPEIDAMGYAYYFLFTLTPYDSVLEPGVPEKGSLVEVFRRLSRLVGPEKVVWRYDPVLITDQFTPAWHADSFQKLAEQLSGYTGRCIISFLDDYRKVRNRMRNLRYTLPDSAEMGDLAALFADIAAKRGIALCTCSQEVDLSRYGIMHSRCIDGGLVERISGRRMTVTKKDSSQRHACGCIESRDIGSYDTCPHGCLYCYAVASQAKAGKAFEAYEPSSPMLCDSLHGDETITTPAPRKRAASARTLSDAGLHQGELFG, encoded by the coding sequence ATGATTATCAGCGCCAGCCGTCGCACCGACATCCCCGCCTTCTACGGTGAGTGGTTTGTGAACCGCCTGAAGGCCGGTGAGGTTCTGGTGCGCAACCCCATGCAGCCGAAACAGGTGAGCAGAATTATGCTGACCCCGGCAACGGTTGATGCCCTTGTCTTCTGGACCAAAAACCCTGCACCCTTTCTTTCGCGTCTGCCGGAAATTGATGCGATGGGATATGCATACTATTTTCTTTTTACCCTTACGCCCTATGACTCCGTGCTGGAGCCCGGTGTGCCGGAGAAGGGTTCTCTTGTTGAGGTGTTCCGGCGGCTCTCTCGACTTGTCGGTCCTGAAAAAGTGGTGTGGCGGTATGATCCCGTTCTCATCACCGATCAGTTTACCCCGGCCTGGCATGCGGATTCTTTTCAAAAGCTCGCAGAACAACTTTCAGGTTATACCGGGCGCTGCATCATCAGTTTTCTTGACGACTACCGCAAGGTGAGGAACCGTATGCGCAATCTCCGCTACACCCTGCCTGACAGCGCGGAGATGGGTGATCTGGCGGCTCTCTTTGCCGATATCGCCGCAAAACGGGGCATTGCACTCTGTACATGCAGTCAGGAGGTTGATCTTTCCCGTTACGGCATCATGCACAGTCGCTGTATTGATGGCGGGCTTGTCGAGCGCATCTCCGGTCGAAGGATGACGGTAACCAAAAAAGACAGCAGCCAGCGCCACGCCTGTGGCTGCATCGAGAGCCGGGATATCGGCAGCTATGATACCTGCCCGCACGGCTGCCTCTACTGCTATGCTGTTGCCAGCCAGGCAAAGGCAGGCAAAGCTTTTGAAGCATACGAGCCATCATCACCGATGCTCTGCGACAGCCTGCACGGAGACGAAACAATCACAACGCCTGCACCCCGCAAGCGAGCTGCTTCAGCGCGAACACTATCCGATGCCGGATTGCATCAGGGCGAACTGTTTGGATAG
- a CDS encoding RNA-directed DNA polymerase — protein sequence MKRSKNLFDCIISFENMLSAAHKAAKGKRENLSVLCFFAHFEENLWEIIAELKNKTYQPGSYKTFSIYKPKPRQISAAPFRDRVVHHALIAFVGPILERTFIFDTYANRTAKGTHKAIERYQHFLKKYQYGLKFDIRKYFPSIDHNILKTLLRRKISCADTLWLIDLIIDNSNAQAEHSHYFPGDTLFTPYERRRGLPIGNLTSQWFANYYLSFLDHYIKEQLRCRGYVRYVDDGVLFSNEKVQLWAWKEAIEEFLQQYRLILNPQRTELYPSTEGKCFLGQKVYHSYRKLPSENVRRAKKRIRSSVLADPVTLRQSLSGWVGHARQADTRNLLHSLGLLPESEC from the coding sequence ATGAAACGCAGCAAAAACCTCTTTGACTGCATTATTTCTTTTGAAAATATGCTATCAGCCGCCCACAAAGCGGCAAAAGGGAAGCGTGAAAACCTGTCGGTGCTATGTTTTTTTGCTCATTTTGAAGAAAATCTCTGGGAAATTATTGCTGAGCTCAAGAATAAAACATATCAGCCCGGTTCATATAAAACCTTCAGCATCTATAAGCCAAAGCCCCGGCAGATCAGTGCGGCGCCATTCAGGGACCGGGTTGTACATCATGCCTTGATCGCTTTTGTCGGGCCTATTCTTGAACGTACCTTTATTTTTGATACCTATGCCAACAGAACAGCCAAGGGGACTCACAAGGCAATAGAGCGCTACCAGCACTTCCTGAAAAAATATCAATATGGGTTGAAGTTTGATATCAGAAAATATTTTCCGTCGATTGATCACAACATCCTCAAAACTTTATTGCGGAGAAAAATATCGTGTGCTGATACGCTGTGGCTGATTGACCTGATTATTGACAATAGTAACGCGCAAGCGGAGCATAGTCACTATTTCCCGGGAGATACTCTTTTTACTCCCTATGAAAGACGGCGCGGGTTGCCTATCGGTAACCTCACCAGCCAGTGGTTTGCCAACTACTATCTGAGCTTCCTTGATCACTATATCAAAGAGCAACTGCGATGCAGAGGGTATGTTCGATACGTTGATGACGGGGTATTGTTTTCCAATGAAAAAGTTCAGTTATGGGCATGGAAAGAGGCAATCGAAGAGTTTTTGCAACAATACCGGTTGATACTCAATCCTCAAAGAACGGAACTCTATCCATCAACTGAGGGCAAGTGTTTTCTTGGCCAAAAAGTGTATCACTCATACCGAAAGCTCCCTTCCGAAAACGTTCGGAGAGCAAAAAAAAGAATCCGGAGTTCAGTGCTTGCTGACCCCGTCACTCTCCGGCAGAGTCTTTCAGGCTGGGTTGGTCATGCCCGGCAGGCTGACACCCGCAATCTTTTGCACTCGCTTGGTTTATTGCCGGAAAGTGAGTGTTAA